In one window of Plasmodium cynomolgi strain B DNA, chromosome 13, whole genome shotgun sequence DNA:
- a CDS encoding serine/threonine-protein kinase Nek1 (putative): protein MLSLLLPSISNTDEKQSVYMNYGYKFETVLDTLTSNSEIHLIRSLETGEAFISKVYDIYGASENDLNRYMNELHIMQKLENCENIVQVVDFIKQNDSLSLIIEFCSQGDLYTHISRRKMNNEMYTESEIFNIFNQILNGLNSIHKNGITHGDLKSTNIFIKDDKIKIGDFGISQKGSNNNLGTLNFLNKNYKNYIVKDISNIYSDKLVNIISKLLSLNTLERLEAITNYNLSRTESINLEVSNNANYVIA from the exons ATGCTTTCCTTATTATTACCATCAATAAGCAACACGGACGAGAAACAAAGCGTATATATGAATTATGGATATAAATTTGAAACTGTTTTAGACACATTGACGTCGAATAGTGAAATACACTTAATAAGATCATTAGAAACTGGAGAAGCCTTTATTTCAAAAGTATATGACATTTATGGAGCTAGTGAAAATGACTTAAATAGATACATGAATGAATTGCATATAATGCAAAAGTTggaaaattgtgaaaatataGTACAGGTTGTGGACTTTATTAAACAGAATGATTCCCTCTCACTTATAATTGAATTTTGTAGTCAAGGTGACTTATATACTCATATTTCAAGAAGAAAGATGAACAATGAAATGTACACTGAgagtgaaatttttaacatttttaatcaaaTATTGAATGGATTAAATtcaattcataaaaatggaataaccCATGGTGATTTAAAAAgcacaaatatttttattaaggATGATAAGATTAAAATAGGAGATTTTGGTATATCACAAAAAGGGTCAAATAATAACTTAGGGACTTTAAACTTTTTAA ataaaaattataaaaactaTATTGTTAAGGACATTTCAAATATTTACTCAGATAAGCTAGTTAACATCATTTCGAAGCTCTTATCCTTGAACACTTTAGAGCGATTGGAAGCGATCACCAACTACAATCTTAGTAGAACAGAAAGTATAAATTTAGAAGTTTCAAATAATGCTAATTATGTTATTGcgtaa
- a CDS encoding hypothetical protein (putative) — MYVNRMYSMQNDIMYLQSRRKVTQYYVLSLLSDFMKTVLLLFDTLAFCFTISTALLMMLFGYVGVISEKPIALHGKLYIGTVYFDILLNFLIAVVFIYNIFRMPSWNLSYVAKFIVNRNFFYSIMTMIIGLCLLSIVFNIYALYYTRRFKTLVRAIENETKNARANDRVPARSNLRSSTKGNKSARGNANMRVNLQGNTEGSVPTEGNALAPGNAQSNGNGNKSGKAQALASTRLNGKEEPALSGEKISIMVDENTGPDGKPLEDSFALEKPSFNVAKMVFPLNAETKINDILEDNAKAKLSTKKKITLGLDKEQQSLESRRKKFVHDDIAPMEIEIIKEEVKEELPSVHKEEKELPQVNPSEKEVQPEKNAEKELPPMNNVEKNL; from the exons atgTATGTCAACAGGATGTACTCGATGCAGAACGACATTATGTATTTACAGTCGAGGAGGAAGGTCACCCAGTATTATGTGTTGTCACTGCTTTCTGATTTTATGAAAACTGTGTTGCTTTTGTTTGACACGTTGGCCTTTTGTTTTACCATCTCCACTGCTTTGCTTATGATGCTTTTTGGATATGTGGGTGTCATATCAGAAAAGCCAATTGCTCTACATGGAAAGCTGTACATAGGGACCGTTTATTTCGACATTTtgctgaattttttaattgccgtagtttttatttacaatatatttaGAATGCCCTCGTGGAACTTGTCGTACGTGGCTAAATTTATTGTAAaccgtaattttttttattccattatGACCATGATTATTGGCCTTTGTCTCCTTTCCATTGtgtttaatatatatgcctTATATTACACGCGAAGGTTTAAAACGTTGGTAAGGGCCATAGAAAACGAAACCAAAAATGCAAGAGCAAATGATAGGGTACCTGCAAGGTCCAATTTAAGATCATCTACCAAAGGGAACAAGAGTGCACGAGGAAATGCGAACATGAGGGTAAACTTGCAAGGAAATACGG AAGGGAGCGTACCCACAGAAGGAAACGCGCTCGCACCAGGGAATGCGCAATCGAACGGAAATGGGAACAAAAGCGGAAAGGCACAAGCACTTGCGAGCACACGCCTAAACGGAAAGGAAGAACCAGCACTAagcggggaaaaaataagcattATGGTTGATGAGAACACTGGACCAGATGGCAAACCTTTGGAGGACTCATTCGCATTGGAAAAGCCGTCCTTTAATGTTGCCAAGATGGTATTCCCCCTGAATGCAGAGAccaaaataaatgacattCTAGAGGACAATGCAAAGGCAAAACTgagcacgaaaaaaaaaattacacttGGATTAGACAAGGAGCAGCAAAGCCTTGAgtcgaggaggaagaaatttgtGCATGATGATATTGCCCCAATGGAAATAGAAATTATCAAAGAAGAAGTAAAAGAGGAGCTGCCATCTGTGcacaaggaggaaaaggaattgCCCCAAGTTAACCCTTCTGAGAAGGAAGTGCAACCAGAGAAAAATGCTGAGAAAGAATTACCTCCAATGAATAATGTTGAGAAAAACTTGTAA
- a CDS encoding hypothetical protein (putative), with amino-acid sequence MKSSPPSNASTKNDECLKKICVINKNNAVKSEKTERNNDKIKICKLKSQCSGVKGEKNERGEQGEKSNMKEQAKKSDSASSESVKESLEEELDGEDEDADGEVGMDAELDVDMEPHLDEDDEDEDAGGEDKDEAFADARKYFKEGQKCITPPNGDGTRAFYESLLEENPNSIIAIKYCIEHGVLSGTKHHQAIYKYNVLKKNNAFRNNFGGLRGEFIKLLEEPPKSEEGSYEDSDEELIKKEILSK; translated from the exons ATGAAAAGTAGCCCACCATCCAACGCATCAACG aaaaacgatgaatgcttaaaaaagatatgcgtaataaataaaaataatgctgtgaaaagcgaaaagaCGGAAAGGAacaatgataaaattaaaatatgcaAACTAAAAAGCCAGTGTAGTGGTGtgaagggtgaaaaaaatgaaaggggCGAACAGGGCGAAAAGAGTAATATGAAAGAGCAAGCCAAGAAAAGTGACAGCGCAAGTAGTGAGTCCGTCAAGGAATCGTTAGAGGAGGAACTCGATGGGGAAGATGAGGATGCAGATGGTGAAGTGGGCATGGACGCGGAATTGGATGTGGACATGGAACCCCATTTAGATGAAGACGACGAGGATGAAGATGCGGGAGGTGAAGACAAAGACGAAGCGTTTGCTGATGCCAGGAAGTATTTTAAAGAAgggcaaaaatgtattaccCCCCCGAACGGTGATGGCACAAGAGCTTTCTACGAAAGTCTACTTGAAGAAAACCCCAATTCAATCATTGCTATAAAGTACTGCATAGAACATGGAGTTCTAAGTGGTACGAAACATCACCAGGcgatatataaatataatgtacttaaaaaaaataacgcatTTAGAAATAACTTTGGAGGTCTACGAGGTGAGTTTATTAAACTGTTGGAAGAGCCTCCTAAATCTGAAGAGGGTTCCTATGAGGATTCTGATGAGGAgttgataaaaaaggagattttAAGCAAATGA
- a CDS encoding mitochondrial carrier protein (putative) produces MAETDKWDSRISSPVTRIKHIHEHNLTYYGKCMFGGVLSCGLTHTVITPLDVTKCRIQSYPKIYKNLFQSVSKIIKEERVKSLSLGWSPTLIGYSLQGLCKFGFYEIFKDVYSNYLGEEYSYKYKGVTWLLASASAEFVADIFLCPFEMIKVKMQTSKANTFPTKLSESMSFMLAHKKETKFPFGSVTPLWCRQIPYTMAKFYFFEKIVQLMYDQVFTNPKDSYSKSTQLGITFASGYLSGIICALVSHPADNMISQLGKVENKGKKLSAITKEMGMVNLFTKGICTRVLMIGTLTGLQWWIYDTFKAVMGLGTSGSGSSGKK; encoded by the coding sequence ATGGCGGAAACGGATAAGTGGGACTCCCGAATCAGTAGCCCAGTAACCAGaataaaacatatacatGAACATAACTTGACGTACTATGGCAAGTGTATGTTCGGAGGGGTCCTGTCTTGTGGATTAACACATACGGTAATAACACCGTTGGATGTTACAAAATGTCGAATCCAGTCGTAtcctaaaatatataaaaaccTCTTCCAAAGTGTAAGTAAAATAATCAAGGAGGAAAGGGTAAAAAGCTTATCATTAGGATGGTCTCCAACATTAATAGGTTACTCCCTTCAAGGGTTATGCAAATTTGgcttttatgaaatttttaaggacgtttattcaaattatttagGAGAGGAATATTCCTATAAGTACAAAGGTGTAACATGGCTACTCGCATCCGCATCAGCCGAATTTGTCGCAGATATTTTCTTATGCCCATTCGAAATGATTAAAGTGAAAATGCAAACGAGTAAGGCAAATACATTCCCCACGAAATTGTCCGAATCTATGTCCTTTATGTTAGCACATAAGAAAGAAACCAAGTTCCCCTTTGGTAGTGTTACACCCTTGTGGTGTCGTCAGATACCTTATACGATGgcgaaattttatttctttgaaaaaattgtgcagtTAATGTATGACCAAGTTTTTACCAACCCGAAGGATTCCTATTCCAAGTCCACTCAACTGGGCATCACATTCGCATCTGGTTATTTGTCGGGAATTATTTGCGCCCTGGTTTCGCACCCAGCAGACAATATGATATCTCAATTAGGCAAAGTAGAaaataaggggaaaaagttGTCAGCCATAACGAAAGAAATGGGTAtggtaaatttatttaccaAGGGAATATGTACGAGAGTTTTAATGATAGGAACATTGACCGGTTTGCAGTGGTGGATTTATGACACCTTCAAGGCCGTTATGGGTTTGGGTACCTCGGGAAGTGGCTCATCCGGGAAGAAATAA
- a CDS encoding hypothetical protein (putative), protein MDKKRSIVKKPDRGSFLLDHNSECTSIKNDYLKCLKEHNNDHVSCREYSKEYFICRMDKNLLEKQSLNDLGFSENEINHESRIKHFKDVYSYNMYNETMENFPKGWALKRTDTASGAVPKEDKFTQGKQDNKADMKLAVGDDFLLLNLRNDKEGEQNLNGKVFEITQEKKIAVKRKEEEGYLAGKEYIKTLVEKKKRHPLFSYNIFKNSNT, encoded by the coding sequence atggacaaaaaaaggagcatagTTAAGAAGCCAGATAGGGGGAGCTTCCTGCTGGATCACAACAGTGAATGCAcatcaataaaaaatgattatttaaaatgcttAAAGGAACACAATAATGATCATGTTAGTTGCAGAGAATATTCcaaagaatattttatttgccGAATGGACAAAAATCTACTCGAAAAGCAAAGTTTAAACGATTTGGGCTTTTctgaaaatgaaataaatcaTGAGAGCCGCATAAAACACTTCAAGGATGTGTACAGTTACAACATGTATAATGAAACAATGGAGAATTTTCCAAAGGGATGGGCGCTTAAAAGGACTGACACCGCAAGTGGTGCAGTTCCCAAAGAGGACAAATTTACACAAGGGAAGCAGGACAATAAAGCGGATATGAAACTAGCAGTAGGAGACGATTTCTTGCTTTTAAATCTTCGTAACGATAAGGAAGGTGAACAGAATTTAAATGGAAAAGTGTTCGAAATTacgcaagaaaaaaaaattgcagtaAAAcggaaggaggaagaaggttATTTGGCTGGAAAGGAGTACATAAAAACtttggtggaaaaaaaaaagaggcacccccttttttcgtataatatatttaagaaTAGTAACACATAA
- a CDS encoding ATP dependent RNA helicase (putative) has protein sequence MVSYLCAAKITHRGVSNPIKKKMLRKSDIPRAALNEISIKRTISTAIKLVNYNYYFGVRRNEKGAYRFFHHRNKLSSHFFEGKKELGGSKSSISYSNRIYQKLYEENPSESCADEENFPNVEKSANWKWEETIRHENLTNGDSPQSGQNKILNRHEYIDLNLLNIDEEIVNNLKVILKIDKLYMYQYIIFNEIFANNCKHVLVYNKTGTGKTLSYLLPLIQKLINEKFDCNRKILILTQNIYLCKQLYIYILSIYPNLNVCILFDEHDPCDRVKKIKQDVIGKEEFTHKLNEQNNDLYRENYGIHFYLATPNKLEFYIKNYKNTKKNEKNVMNNILNCVHTIVVDEFDYLVESRKLIFKFKRDLLNGFDDEVTAKRNDTKGENFNRENYQIYLFTANMNELIRKKINDHLCGFVFFDFINGVKEVIQNKVDEERASVLKNSQHIIQLLSRENKTSSLCNLNIAHFICKINTPSKYKYVSYFLNEFFFLKRKNVSGRRGTHQLSDKNDECDSDKLIRDYMGRNPLEEMEREKEDKISKCIIFANSKEEVEKLHENSFLKPHSVIMHSELLTLQKNENINLFKLGKKPILITTDIVSRGLDIDNVIFILNYSPPTSPNDYIHRSGRTGRAKEKGVCLTMYHKYEYKNLDKIMKYTKNNFQVILCPHVDEVYKFSVDSLTESIMKIAPEEYEFLNDRSKELLKTHGTKIIAQILSVLLKNDRKGHTVSLLSGKKNYVAVLIKDPFFEAIKNKDDIVNLMKITTGNKNVSNVVGDVAKCDEGYIADISNTHVNKIISLFNSSNSEYKNKGVQIDTVIELPPLIREKKTIIRKNRKAPWIK, from the exons ATGGTGTCGTATTTATGTGCAGCAAAAATAACCCATCGTGGTGTTTCTAACCcgattaagaaaaaaatgttgcgtAAAAGTGATATCCCTCGAGCGGCCCTTAATGAAATTTCGATCAAAAGAACCATTTCTACAGCAATAAAATTGGTTAACTATAATTACTATTTTGGGGTtcgaagaaatgaaaaaggggccTACAGATTTTTTCACCATAGGAATAAATTaagtagccatttttttgaaggcaaaaaagaacTTGGAGGAAGCAAAAGTAGCATTTCGTATAGCAACAGAATTTATCAAAAGTTGTATGAAGAAAATCCTTCAGAGAGTTGTGCAGATGaggaaaattttccaaatgtagaaaaaagtGCTAACTGGAAATGGGAAGAAACGATACGACATGAGAATCTCACAAATGGAGATAGCCCACAGAGTGGacagaacaaaattttaaacagaCATGAATACATCGATCTGAATTTGCTAAACATCGATGAAGAAATTGTGAATAACTTAAAGGTGATCCTCAAAATAGATAAGCTCTACATGTATcagtacataatttttaacgaaatttttgcaaacaatTGCAAGCATGTACTTGTATACAACAAGACAGGAACGGGGAAAACGCTCAGCTACTTGTTACcgttaatacaaaaattgataaatgaaaaattcgaCTGTAACAGAAAGATATTAATTTTGACACAGAATATTTATCTCTGCAAAcagttatatatttacattttgtcCATTTACCCCAATttaaatgtgtgcattttgttcGATGAACATGATCCCTGCGAtcgtgtgaaaaaaataaagcaagaTGTAATTGGGAAGGAAGAATTTACTCACAAACTGAATGAACAGAATAATGATTTGTATAGAGAAAACTACGGCATCCATTTTTACCTAGCCACGCCAAATAAATTAGAGTTTTACATAAAGAATTATaagaatacgaaaaaaaatgaaaagaacgTCATgaacaatattttaaattgtgTACACACCATCGTTGTAGATGAGTTTGATTATTTAGTCGAAAGTAGAAAGttgatttttaaatttaaaagggACTTATTGAACGGGTTTGATGATGAGGTGACCGCAAAAAGGAACGATACTAAGggggaaaattttaatcgtgaaaattatcaaatatatttgttcACAGCAAATATGAATGAACtgataaggaaaaaaattaacgaccATTTATgtggttttgttttttttgattttattaatgGGGTTAAAGAAGTTATTCAAAATAAAGTGGATGAAGAAAGAGCGAGtgtgttaaaaaattcgCAACATATAATTCAGTTGCTGAGCAGAGAGAACAAGACGTCCAGCCTGTGCAATTTGAACATTGCCCACtttatatgcaaaataaataccCCCTCGAAGTATAAGTATgtatcctattttttaaatgagtttttttttttaaagagaaaaaatgtgtcaGGGAGAAGAGGGACCCACCAGTTGTCCGACAAAAATGACGAGTGCGATAGTGACAAGTTGATCCGGGATTACATGGGCAGGAATCCCCTTGAGGAGatggagagggagaaggaggaTAAAATAAGCAAGTGCATAATTTTTGCCAACTCCAAGGAAGAG GTCGAAAAGCTGCACGAGAATTCCTTCCTGAAGCCCCACTCCGTTATTATGCACTCGGAACTGCTAACGTtgcagaaaaatgaaaatataaacctgtttaaattggggaaaaagcCCATCCTCATCACGACGGATATAGTGAGCAGGGGGCTCGACATAGACAACGTTATTTTCATTCTGAATTACTCGCCTCCCACGTCCCCAAATGATTACATACATAG ATCGGGTCGAACCGGAAGAGCGAAAGAAAAGGGAGTCTGCCTAACGATGTAccataaatatgaatataaaaatctGGACAAGATAATGAAGTATaccaaaaataattttcaagtTATTTTATGCCCCCATGTAGATGAAGTCTACAAATTTTCAGTGGACAGTTTGACAG AAAGCATAATGAAGATCGCCCCGGAGGAATACGAATTTCTTAATGATAGATCAAAGGAGCTACTAAAAACGCATGGTACAAAAATCATTGCGCAGATACTCTCCgttttgctaaaaaatgacagaaaGGGACACACTGTTTCTCTGCTATCTGGAAAGAAGAACTACGTCGCCGTTTTGATAAaggaccccttttttgag gcaataaaaaataaggacgATATTGTTAACTTGATGAAAATCACCacgggaaacaaaaatgtgtcaaAT GTTGTCGGAGATGTGGCCAAATGTGATGAGGGCTACATTGCAGACATTTCTAACACGCacgttaataaaattataagtttGTTCAATAGCTCCAACTCGGAATATAAGAACAAGGGTGTACAAATTGACACTGTAATAGAATTACCTCCATTGattcgcgaaaaaaaaaccatcataagaaaaaacagaaaagctCCATGGATAAAATAG
- a CDS encoding XPA binding protein 1 (putative), which produces MNLDPAVKYLQYPVNIDIRDSIKYHEIMKEYKLGPNGAIMTCLNLFATRFDKVIEILEKRKNKLHYIIVDTPGQIEVFNWSASGNIILETLSVSFPVVINYIIDTVRCERPITFMSNMLYACSVLYKARLPFLACFNKVDIIKHDKCIEWMKDYDSFNEDVIHDESYMASFSRSCALMINEFYEGIKTVGISSKTNEGFNSVLKNLELLKEEYISEYVTSIEKQMKRIKRKKEKDIKLKMENLLIEKQKDLSSSKNKSIDRVYNAFEKFEKERIFTIHVCSLDRKSKT; this is translated from the exons ATGAACTTGGACCCAGCTGTTAAGTACCTGCAATATCCAGTAAACATAGATATACGAGATAGCATAAAATATCACGAAATAATGAAAGAGTATAAACTAGGACCAAATGGCGCAATCATGACttgtttaaatttatttgccaCAAGATTTGACAAAGTTATtgaaattttggaaaagaggaaaaataaattacactACATAATTGTGGACACACCGGGCCAAATTGAAGTATTTAACTGGTCAGCAAGTGGCAATATTATTTTAGAAACCCTATCAGTTAGCTTCCCCGTGGTTATTAATTACATTATTGACACTGTTAGATGTGAGAGGCCCATCACTTTTATGTCCAATATGCTTTACGCATGCAGTGTTTTGTACAAAGCTAGACTGCCCTTTCTGGCTTGCTTCAACAAAGTTGATATTATTAAACATGACAAATGCATCGAGTGGATGAAAGATTATGACAGTTTCAATGAGGATGTTATACATGATGAGAGCTACATGGCTAGCTTTAGTAGATCGTGCGCACTCATGATTAATGAATTTTACGAGGGCATAAAAACTGTAGGCATTTCTTCCAAAACGAATGAAGGGTTTAATAGTgtactaaaaaatttagaactCTTGAAGGAGGAATATATTAGCGAATATGTAACTTCCattgaaaaacaaatgaaaagaattaaaagaaaaaaggaaaaagatatcaaattgaaaatggaaaatttgcTGATCGAAAAGCAAAAGGACCTCTCCAgttcgaaaaataaaagt ATCGACCGCGTCTATAACgcatttgaaaaattcgaaaaggaaCGAATTTTCACGATTCATGTCTGCTCTCTGGAtaggaaaagcaaaacataA
- a CDS encoding hypothetical protein (putative): MPIIYESAENGKENKAPQKIKVIQVCLWGLKPYNYGKLGKEILLINAREESLQSKKSFNVLINKNRCAVVVNGYFEWMYIKGSSKRIPYFVFFGKDDDSSDEITEGKLETNIEKLAVEKTEEKSEEKIIPRIKENRVTIRIRVKKEIESDENKKGEIKKEEKEEEEVKEEEEEESPSNEEESAINYEKIECPIFFFADLEEDDEEEKSHVIIAGLYSISKTDKKDCRYTIITTACENATLRDINDRCPLLLSENTLNLWLDVEKKYEDIIESIKEEHQVVLNTLKYREVKSWTDYAKKSKRAKKAAKVAIAKQAKK; this comes from the exons ATGCCCATTATCTACGAGAGCgctgaaaatggaaaagaaaacaaagcCCCACAAAAAATCAAAGTAATTCAAGTTTGCCTATGGGGACTAAAGCCATACAACTACGGAAAACTCGGCAAGGAAATTCTTTTGATTAACGCGAGAGAGGAGAGCCTACAATCGAAGAAGTCGTTCAA CGTGCTAATCAATAAGAATCGATGCGCCGTTGTGGTTAACGGCTACTTCGAATGGATGTACATCAAGGGCTCCTCAAAAAGAATcccatattttgtattttttggaAAGGATGACGATTCTTCTGATGAAATAACCGAAGGAAAACTCGAAACGAATATTGAGAAATTAGCTgtggaaaaaacagaagaaaagagcgaagaaaaaattatccccaGAATAAAGGAAAACAGAGTGACCATTAGAATTAGggtaaagaaagaaatagagtcggatgaaaacaaaaaaggcgagattaagaaggaagagaaagaagaagaggaagtaaaggaggaagaagaagaagagtcCCCGAGCAATGAAGAAGAATCGGCGATA aattatgaaaaaatcgaatgtcccatttttttttttg CAGATCTGGAGGAAGATGACGAAGAGGAGAAGTCCCATGTAATAATTGCAG GCCTTTACAGCATCTCGAAGACGGACAAAAAGGATTGCAGATACACCATAATCACAACCGCTTGCGAGAATGCCACCCTGAGAGACATCAACGACAG atgcccccttttgctgAGCGAAAACACCCTAAACTTGTGGCTGgacgtggagaaaaaatacgaaGACATTATAGAAAGTATCAAGGAGGAGCACCAAGTTGTTT tGAACACCTTGAAGTATAGGGAAGTTAAGAGCTGGACtgattatgcaaaaaaatcgaaaagggCCAAGAAAGCCGCTAAGGTAGCCATTGCAAAGCAggcaaagaaataa